The DNA segment CTGGCCGGAGTGGACTGGTTCGAGACCTTCGTCGACGAAACCCGGCGGGATCAGGCCCGGGCCAGATTCTTGGCCATTGTCCGAGGCGGGGGGCTCGCTAGCGCCAAGGGTGCCCTGCGGGACAAGTCCGGGCGTGACGTGTTCATCGATTGGAATCTCAAGCCGCTGTTCATGGCCTCCGGTGATGTTCTCAGCGTTCTTTGCGTGGGCGTGGACGTGACCGCGCATGTCCAGCGCCAGAGAAATCTACGGCACGAGCACGACCGACTTGTGGTTTTGAATAAGGAATTGACCTGTCTGCACGCCATGAACCGACTGGTGGCGAATACCGACGGCACCCTGACCGAGGTTTTGCATGAGGTGTTGCGCCTTATTCCACCGGCTTTTCAGTATCCGGAGGCGACCGGAGTGCGTTTGGTGCTCGATGGTCAAGGCCTGTCCAGTGACCGCTACGCGCCGGAGTCCGCAACCCGCTTGGTGGAGGACGTGGAAGTGCATCGGGTTAAGCGCGGCCATTTAAGCGTCAGCCTCGATGGTCGAGACCGGCATGGAGGACCACGCGCCTTCCTGCCCACGGAGCGGGAGCTCCTCGGTGCCCTGGCCAAGCACGTGGGGTGGATTATCGCCAAGCGCGAGGCCCTGGTCACCAAGCGCAATCTGGAGCGGCAACTGCAGCACGCCGACCGTCTGGCCAAGATCGGACAGTTCGCGGCCGGAGTGGCCCATGAGCTGAACGAGCCTCTCGCCAATATTCTGGGTTTCGCGCAGCTCGCGGCCAAGGCGCCGGGCCTGCCCGAGCAGGTTGGCCGGGATCTGGAAAATATTGTCAAATCCGCACTGCACAGTCGGGAAGTCATCAAGAAACTGATGCTCTTCAGTCGGCAGGTGCCCTTGCGCAAGGCCCTGGTGAGCCTGAACCAGATCATCCGTGACGCCTTGTACTTCACGGAGATGAGCGCCACCAGGAATCACGTTCGGATTGATCTGGACTTGGCCGAGGACGTGCCGGCCATTTGGGGAGACCCCCAGCACTTGAAACAGGTCGTGGTCAATCTGGTGGTCAACGCCATTCATGCCATGCCGACTGGCGGCACGCTGAGCATGCAGACCTCGTCCTTCAAGAACGATGTGTATCTGCTGGTCTCGGACACGGGAGTGGGCATGGGGCCGGAAGTGCTG comes from the Deltaproteobacteria bacterium genome and includes:
- a CDS encoding PAS domain S-box protein, whose amino-acid sequence is MNLAEYYNTVIDLSHGIVVTVDEKGRIVHGNAHFERISGYHIRELAGVDWFETFVDETRRDQARARFLAIVRGGGLASAKGALRDKSGRDVFIDWNLKPLFMASGDVLSVLCVGVDVTAHVQRQRNLRHEHDRLVVLNKELTCLHAMNRLVANTDGTLTEVLHEVLRLIPPAFQYPEATGVRLVLDGQGLSSDRYAPESATRLVEDVEVHRVKRGHLSVSLDGRDRHGGPRAFLPTERELLGALAKHVGWIIAKREALVTKRNLERQLQHADRLAKIGQFAAGVAHELNEPLANILGFAQLAAKAPGLPEQVGRDLENIVKSALHSREVIKKLMLFSRQVPLRKALVSLNQIIRDALYFTEMSATRNHVRIDLDLAEDVPAIWGDPQHLKQVVVNLVVNAIHAMPTGGTLSMQTSSFKNDVYLLVSDTGVGMGPEVLRQIFNPFFTTKEVDQGTGLGLAVVHGIVTAHGGVIEVHSVEGQGTRVEIAFPCSATAPGHDE